In Ignavibacteriales bacterium, a single window of DNA contains:
- the holA gene encoding DNA polymerase III subunit delta has translation MSKAPSERLSLSDLEKLFRQKQFAPIYYFWGEEDLLIKQAIDLIIKYSLDESIKSFNLDIVGQEKVDAKDIVSLASAFPMMADRRVVIIKNLGLVENQELLLSIIDKPVQSTILAIAGEKLDMRLKLSKAIQTNGVVVEFRQLYDNEIPIWINKKISERGKSANMDACNLIQTHVGRSLREIQNEIDKLFIYVGTKPTIDSDDVSAVVGVSKKYNIFELQKAVGRKDIATSLEISEKMLDAGEYPVGMIVMLTKYFERLWTIRDFIEGKMNKDELIKTLRMNPRQLPFLEEDIKIARSFSSSEIERCFAILLDVDEKLKSTDTNPKLLFTIMLYNFINSKMLLR, from the coding sequence ATGAGTAAAGCACCGTCAGAGCGATTGAGTCTCAGCGATCTTGAAAAATTGTTCCGTCAGAAACAATTTGCCCCGATCTATTATTTTTGGGGTGAAGAAGATCTGTTGATCAAACAGGCAATCGATCTGATAATAAAATATTCTCTCGACGAATCGATAAAAAGTTTCAACCTCGATATAGTCGGGCAAGAAAAAGTGGATGCTAAAGATATTGTTTCTTTGGCATCCGCTTTCCCGATGATGGCAGATCGCCGTGTTGTTATTATCAAAAATCTCGGATTGGTTGAAAATCAGGAACTTCTGCTGTCGATTATTGATAAGCCGGTGCAATCCACAATTCTTGCAATCGCGGGTGAAAAGCTTGATATGCGGTTGAAGCTTTCCAAAGCCATTCAAACGAACGGGGTTGTTGTAGAGTTCAGGCAATTGTACGATAACGAAATCCCAATTTGGATCAACAAGAAAATATCTGAGCGGGGCAAATCTGCCAACATGGATGCCTGCAATCTGATTCAAACACATGTCGGCAGATCACTGAGGGAAATTCAAAACGAGATAGATAAGCTGTTCATTTATGTCGGGACGAAACCAACGATAGATTCTGATGATGTCAGCGCGGTTGTAGGTGTATCAAAAAAATATAACATCTTCGAGCTCCAAAAAGCGGTGGGAAGAAAAGATATCGCAACCAGTTTAGAAATTTCCGAAAAAATGCTCGATGCCGGCGAATATCCGGTCGGGATGATCGTTATGCTCACGAAATATTTCGAGCGGTTATGGACGATTCGCGATTTTATTGAAGGCAAGATGAATAAAGATGAATTGATTAAAACCCTCCGAATGAATCCGAGACAGTTACCTTTTTTGGAGGAAGATATTAAGATTGCGCGTTCATTTTCATCATCCGAGATTGAGCGGTGTTTCGCGATATTGCTTGATGTGGATGAGAAATTAAAAAGTACCGACACGAATCCGAAATTGTTATTCACGATAATGTTGTATAATTTCATCAATAGTAAAATGCTGCTTAGATGA
- a CDS encoding SPOR domain-containing protein, protein MPLNDNTNEEDLESEKPVYQPILHKPEKDYSLIKNIVIGVGIVAIIVAVIFFTYQQLVKSDTEITRQEISLSDNSINSSVPDQSITERSAPTVDTIKQQIKDEIKESVPEETGKQEKPVIAKEEAKEQIHKEKPAVEKSGSDDGVGRYTIYVASFAEKAGARSKAGEWEENGFDARILEARGRYRVAIGRFKTEVSARRFVSENREIFGSEYWVSKTPK, encoded by the coding sequence ATGCCGTTGAACGATAATACAAACGAGGAAGATCTCGAATCCGAGAAACCGGTATATCAGCCGATACTTCATAAGCCGGAAAAAGATTATAGCTTAATAAAAAATATTGTCATCGGAGTGGGGATTGTTGCGATAATAGTTGCTGTTATTTTTTTCACATATCAGCAATTGGTGAAAAGCGATACCGAGATTACAAGACAAGAGATATCGTTAAGCGATAACTCTATAAATTCCTCTGTGCCTGATCAATCGATAACCGAACGGAGTGCGCCAACCGTCGATACGATTAAACAGCAAATCAAAGATGAAATAAAAGAATCAGTTCCCGAAGAAACTGGGAAGCAAGAAAAACCTGTAATTGCAAAAGAGGAAGCCAAAGAGCAGATCCATAAAGAAAAACCGGCGGTAGAAAAATCCGGAAGCGATGACGGAGTAGGAAGGTACACAATTTACGTTGCATCGTTCGCAGAAAAAGCAGGCGCGCGTTCAAAGGCGGGCGAGTGGGAGGAAAACGGTTTTGATGCACGTATTTTAGAGGCACGCGGAAGGTACAGGGTAGCTATCGGGCGATTTAAGACCGAAGTTTCCGCGCGGAGATTTGTTTCTGAAAACAGGGAAATTTTCGGAAGCGAGTATTGGGTTTCTAAAACACCGAAGTAG